The Desulforegulaceae bacterium genome has a window encoding:
- a CDS encoding tetratricopeptide repeat protein translates to MKFKFVSFIFAICLCFFSCSSALNNSEQKAQAETIRNLGEAYLAAGNPTLAIRELLKADSMLPNDPYTQNGLGLAYLSRGIIDKSIFHFKKAIELKPEYAPAINNLGTAYLAEGNWDMAIETLTPLTKNILYATPHFAESNIAYAFLNKRDFLRAEKHYKNSLELYPNYITALRGLCVVYRQTGDYRSSLSSINRAIKYYPKNGELYLQKANTLILMGEKEKAKKEFLNAVSFGNDDVVEEAEMALKNI, encoded by the coding sequence ATGAAATTCAAATTTGTTTCTTTTATATTTGCAATCTGTTTATGCTTTTTTTCATGTTCATCTGCTTTAAACAATTCAGAACAAAAAGCTCAGGCAGAGACAATAAGAAATCTTGGTGAGGCTTATCTTGCAGCAGGAAACCCTACCCTTGCGATCAGGGAATTATTAAAAGCAGACTCAATGCTTCCAAATGATCCCTATACTCAAAACGGTCTTGGTTTGGCCTATCTTTCAAGAGGGATAATTGATAAATCAATTTTTCATTTTAAAAAAGCCATTGAATTAAAACCTGAATATGCCCCCGCAATAAATAACCTTGGAACTGCCTATCTTGCCGAAGGTAATTGGGATATGGCAATTGAAACTCTTACCCCTCTTACTAAAAACATTTTATATGCGACCCCACATTTTGCAGAATCAAATATTGCCTATGCTTTTTTAAATAAAAGGGATTTTTTAAGGGCAGAAAAACACTATAAAAACAGTCTTGAACTTTATCCAAACTATATCACTGCCCTCCGGGGACTTTGTGTTGTCTACCGTCAAACTGGAGATTATAGAAGCTCATTGAGCTCAATTAACAGGGCAATAAAATACTATCCAAAAAATGGTGAGCTTTATCTTCAAAAAGCCAACACTCTTATTTTAATGGGGGAAAAGGAAAAAGCTAAAAAAGAATTTTTAAATGCTGTTTCTTTTGGAAATGATGATGTTGTTGAAGAGGCTGAGATGGCTTTAAAAAATATTTAA
- the pilQ gene encoding type IV pilus secretin PilQ, which translates to MNFIKTANRIYIKTILALMFVLLALWGCSSKNETSPDKTEVSITSEEAVKSNIVSVSSQLKNGFVNINIVGDSELVYSAVKEKEPDAVVLYFPDTFINKELSSRDYSAGLLEKIEFNQDENDAKIRLFTNGDFPYEVKKEGYNLLVQIKSDFDGSSTTEVLAGKKAREKKETIVKAEVVKEASRFKDIEVIEEDNYLKIKILGDGRIKKYNSFTLNNPPRIVFDLVNLSSPYTKVEKLDLNNKWAQSLRHYDDKTKLRLVIDSRTKWLNNYGAQETQDGLEIFIGKRDEKNILKAEVEPEKIDSSSSVTKVSGKKATLKAIDFSALEDGRSKIIIETSEKVDYKAEKPEADKLAIRLFNTQIPDYHQRPIITTRFDSAVNRIFPVHKDMINKNDSLVYIDLRENVAFKINSEIENIIEIEFEPSFKSGSKDDTEFAAPEWKNILIDSAQTKPLADEFEIKSAEEEKQSFVELEKEAELPETMEKSKDSFMGSKAKKYTGQPITLDFYETDIKNVFRIIQHVSGLNFAIDKDVSGKVTMTLKQPVPWDQVLDLILKMNSLGMEKEGTIVRIAQQSTLQAEQQIKKDMLKAKQESQEQEKILAPLFTEYLLINYSDAQSEIMPHLQKLLSARGSLSVDKRNNQIILTDTGVNIEKAKEIISRIDKITPQVVIEARIVEANTDFSKDIGTEWQASSNTADASPYASIRKNFLGGNYGYNVAMNTPSESGSIGVNFARIAGTPFILNAKLNAMESEKRGKIISAPKIVTLDNKKATIKQGYEYPYQTTDDDGKTTTEFKNIDLQLEVTPHVTADNKISLKVNIDKNDVYLDTPEGPALSTKNVQTELLVNDGDTIVIGGIIQQSETLTKNEFPWLSKIPILGWFFKSKSESKVKQELLIFLTPRIVELEHGKF; encoded by the coding sequence ATGAATTTTATCAAAACAGCCAACAGGATTTATATTAAAACTATTTTAGCATTAATGTTTGTGCTCTTGGCATTGTGGGGATGTTCCTCCAAAAATGAAACTTCACCAGATAAAACTGAAGTTTCCATCACATCAGAAGAAGCTGTGAAAAGCAATATAGTTTCTGTGTCAAGCCAATTGAAAAACGGATTTGTCAATATAAATATTGTTGGTGATTCTGAGCTTGTATACAGTGCGGTCAAGGAAAAAGAACCTGATGCAGTTGTTTTGTACTTTCCTGATACTTTTATAAATAAAGAACTTAGTTCAAGAGATTATTCTGCTGGTTTACTTGAAAAAATTGAGTTTAACCAAGATGAAAATGATGCAAAAATAAGGCTTTTTACCAATGGAGATTTTCCCTATGAAGTTAAAAAAGAAGGTTATAATCTTCTTGTTCAGATAAAATCAGATTTTGACGGCAGTTCTACAACCGAGGTTTTGGCTGGAAAAAAAGCTCGGGAAAAAAAAGAAACAATTGTAAAAGCTGAGGTTGTTAAAGAAGCTTCCAGGTTTAAAGATATTGAAGTTATAGAAGAAGACAATTATCTTAAAATAAAAATTCTTGGAGACGGCAGAATAAAAAAATACAATTCATTTACCTTGAACAATCCTCCAAGGATTGTTTTTGATCTGGTAAATCTTTCCTCTCCCTATACCAAAGTTGAAAAACTTGATTTAAACAATAAATGGGCACAAAGCTTAAGGCACTATGATGACAAGACTAAATTAAGGCTTGTTATTGATTCCAGAACTAAGTGGCTCAACAATTATGGTGCCCAGGAAACTCAAGACGGTCTTGAAATTTTCATAGGCAAAAGAGATGAAAAAAATATTTTAAAGGCTGAAGTTGAACCGGAAAAAATTGATTCATCATCTTCAGTAACAAAAGTATCTGGTAAAAAAGCAACCCTTAAAGCAATTGATTTTTCAGCTCTTGAAGACGGACGATCAAAAATTATTATTGAAACCTCAGAAAAAGTTGATTACAAGGCTGAAAAACCAGAAGCTGACAAGCTTGCAATAAGACTTTTTAATACACAAATCCCCGATTACCATCAAAGACCTATAATCACCACAAGATTTGATAGTGCTGTTAATAGAATTTTTCCAGTACATAAAGATATGATTAATAAAAATGACTCCCTTGTTTATATTGATTTAAGAGAAAATGTTGCATTTAAAATAAATTCTGAGATTGAAAATATAATAGAAATAGAATTTGAACCTTCTTTTAAATCAGGCTCCAAGGATGACACTGAATTTGCTGCACCTGAATGGAAAAATATTTTAATAGATTCAGCTCAAACCAAGCCTCTGGCTGATGAGTTTGAGATAAAATCAGCTGAAGAAGAAAAGCAAAGTTTTGTTGAATTAGAAAAAGAAGCTGAATTGCCCGAAACTATGGAAAAGTCCAAAGATTCTTTTATGGGCAGCAAGGCAAAAAAATACACAGGGCAGCCAATAACATTGGATTTTTATGAAACAGATATAAAAAATGTTTTCAGGATAATTCAGCATGTAAGCGGGCTTAACTTTGCCATAGATAAAGACGTAAGCGGTAAAGTCACCATGACTTTAAAACAGCCGGTTCCCTGGGATCAGGTTCTTGATCTTATATTAAAAATGAATTCCCTGGGGATGGAAAAAGAAGGTACAATTGTAAGAATTGCCCAGCAGTCAACCCTTCAGGCAGAGCAGCAGATAAAAAAGGATATGCTAAAGGCAAAACAAGAAAGCCAGGAGCAGGAAAAAATTCTTGCCCCTCTTTTTACTGAATATCTTTTAATAAATTATTCTGATGCCCAGTCTGAAATTATGCCCCACCTTCAAAAGCTTCTTTCAGCAAGGGGAAGCCTTTCTGTGGATAAAAGAAACAACCAGATTATTTTAACAGATACCGGAGTAAATATTGAAAAAGCCAAGGAAATTATTTCAAGAATAGATAAAATTACCCCTCAGGTTGTAATTGAGGCAAGAATTGTTGAGGCAAACACTGACTTTTCTAAAGATATTGGTACAGAATGGCAGGCAAGCTCAAATACAGCAGATGCCAGTCCTTACGCTTCAATACGGAAAAATTTCTTAGGTGGTAATTATGGCTATAATGTAGCAATGAACACTCCTAGTGAGTCTGGTTCAATAGGTGTTAATTTTGCAAGGATCGCAGGAACTCCTTTTATTTTAAATGCAAAATTGAATGCAATGGAAAGCGAGAAAAGGGGTAAAATTATTTCTGCTCCAAAAATTGTAACTCTTGACAATAAAAAAGCAACAATAAAACAAGGGTATGAATATCCTTACCAAACAACTGATGATGATGGAAAAACTACAACAGAGTTCAAGAATATAGATCTTCAGCTTGAGGTAACTCCCCATGTTACAGCAGATAATAAAATTTCATTAAAAGTAAATATTGATAAAAATGATGTTTATCTTGACACTCCCGAGGGTCCAGCCCTTTCAACTAAAAATGTTCAAACAGAACTTCTTGTAAATGATGGGGATACAATTGTAATAGGCGGCATTATCCAGCAGTCTGAAACATTAACTAAAAACGAGTTCCCCTGGTTATCTAAAATTCCCATTCTTGGATGGTTTTTTAAGTCAAAAAGCGAATCAAAGGTAAAACAGGAGCTTTTAATATTTTTAACACCAAGGATTGTTGAACTTGAACATGGTAAGTTTTAA
- a CDS encoding invasin domain 3-containing protein, whose amino-acid sequence MKYLSSGKYIVLILVALMFVISGCSSDSSSDEAPVADENSGDTGGDENGGNTDGDEEVSQSVSSIVINTGNNKIVADGKTYIVVRVVVKNDQDNVLSGKVVELETTAGTLDKNPVTTDNKGVAETKLFSAETIGKAVLSAISEGVSSSVDIDFVHGPASEIKLSASPANLTADGTSKSKVDISILDQFGNPVDGETLVLRSEYGSLDTYSVVTANGKASFSYTAPSSVPGSGRDTITVKNSGGKIESTDITIIGQQIGSISLVSQPSSLPADGKTQAIITASLTSVGGGDVPDGTQVNFRIKEGGLGTIDASASSILGNAIATLISPLIPGNATIIAEARGKTAQLNIEYTPGSIGLNIIPNSILGTGDDKSVITAKVIDASGNPIQNKAVSIVMSDNSLGALSSNSQQTNSEGEAVFNFTGSNVGGLLTFSASYDPDDNPSTVNNVTGNADITILPPPSFMQVADGFPDPSSINIKGTGGQSTARIAFNVVNTSGEPVSDGYKVNFEILDGPNGGEELDPKSALTKNGQVSTILRSGTKSGPVSLKATYHNDTNISSIVSQIAVKSGNPVGEEFSISAQYRNISGLTLANLVDKITVSAADKYGNAVPDNTAISFKTYNTGGFFSPSVAQTVSGLAQNDLYSASNPVPEQGFVCVTAEANNGGRTTRVTSIAVDPNNNIIYAGTNGGGVYKSNNAGSSWTNISRSSNEPGQNFIDPYINDIVIDPDDTDIVYAAAGYLGGGNIYKSIDAGGTWKGGNIENFDGLLSDSTAVRSVQADKGSDYIWAGTDGLGAIYTSDGIHFMYGGKTKSGPLDPGDKNSGNGTIENIVYGPSMKSEKWTATYKFNPVGAEVTSSPQFTGSSADGSINDLSAELAAGDSEWVLEYEGGYGDVEKTLSNPDNLGKLTIVSTSKNTQDTTWTVECIDITTPGEEKFRVIGSGSIGIMGEAQLNKNFKATNDEVEFYITGGVKTYALGDKFKFETMRDSWSVSQNGNQLPDKARTDIEFNNDEISFEIRSGSYTFFEKGDKWSFKTGITGERYWLVEGSESGVQKRTAKTGVTYVTDSDEVSFKITSGTTPFEENDNLEFEVLESGLGFGKIVRDIFKASGTGNTAVLYAAAATGVFKSVDGGRTWTEVSNFSEDNITCLAGIPDNDNVIYAGTKSAGVFYTTDAGNTWTKYIDGFGKGFGNTSVKADVLNKGNGTLNISNVGEDAETENWTVKCIEAVGNGGKFSVTGSVSGVFPVYDITAGKYDITDTLEFTIKDGSLDFEAGDVFTFKTVRDSGLGIKDLQVAGNRIYAITYFEGPLEEHAVGNLYSASINNTGNYSITSPWKESNAGLPQYSPPEDLTLFAQHSLAVDDIDNPKALYIGGEGINFFKSVNGLDNGNLEWFECKTGMTNLIMARMPILFSGDAVMSVTYERTGNLVTFYCYVEDRNGNPPVYGSSLRVTSNGELIFNIDYGDLYVSQGTFRDKTDTSTNRPIVISYTLEVDSSIIFEFDPACETSAPGCSGVNQTYKIDFKKLD is encoded by the coding sequence ATGAAATATCTTAGTTCTGGGAAATATATTGTCCTGATATTGGTTGCCTTGATGTTTGTTATTTCTGGATGTTCAAGCGATAGTTCCAGTGATGAAGCTCCAGTTGCTGATGAAAACAGTGGTGATACTGGCGGGGATGAAAACGGTGGAAATACAGATGGGGATGAAGAAGTTTCTCAATCAGTAAGTTCCATAGTTATAAATACAGGTAATAACAAGATTGTTGCAGACGGCAAAACTTACATTGTTGTAAGGGTAGTAGTGAAAAATGATCAGGACAATGTTTTGTCAGGCAAAGTTGTAGAACTTGAGACTACTGCCGGGACTTTGGATAAAAATCCTGTGACAACAGACAATAAGGGCGTGGCCGAAACAAAATTATTTTCAGCTGAAACAATTGGCAAGGCAGTTTTATCTGCAATTTCAGAAGGAGTCAGCAGTTCAGTAGATATTGACTTTGTTCATGGTCCTGCTTCTGAAATAAAACTTTCTGCATCACCTGCTAATTTAACTGCTGACGGGACTAGTAAAAGCAAGGTTGATATAAGTATTCTGGACCAGTTTGGTAACCCTGTAGATGGGGAAACTCTGGTATTGAGATCTGAATACGGCAGTTTGGATACATATTCTGTTGTAACTGCTAATGGAAAGGCAAGCTTTTCTTATACTGCACCATCATCAGTGCCAGGAAGCGGTCGCGATACCATAACGGTAAAAAATAGTGGTGGGAAAATTGAATCAACGGATATAACAATAATTGGTCAGCAAATTGGTTCAATTTCACTCGTTTCCCAACCCTCAAGCCTTCCTGCAGATGGTAAAACCCAGGCAATTATAACAGCAAGCCTAACCAGTGTTGGCGGGGGAGATGTTCCTGATGGAACACAGGTTAATTTTAGAATAAAAGAAGGCGGTCTTGGAACAATAGATGCAAGTGCTTCATCAATATTGGGAAATGCCATTGCAACCTTGATAAGCCCTTTGATTCCAGGAAATGCAACTATAATAGCTGAAGCCAGGGGAAAAACAGCCCAATTAAATATTGAATATACCCCAGGCAGTATTGGTCTGAATATTATTCCAAATTCAATTTTAGGTACAGGTGATGATAAGTCTGTAATTACTGCAAAAGTAATTGATGCCTCAGGAAACCCTATACAAAATAAGGCCGTATCCATTGTCATGAGCGACAATTCTCTTGGTGCTCTGTCCTCAAATTCTCAGCAGACAAATTCCGAGGGAGAGGCTGTATTTAATTTTACAGGTTCAAATGTAGGTGGGCTGCTCACTTTTTCAGCATCTTATGATCCGGATGATAACCCCTCAACTGTAAATAATGTTACTGGTAATGCCGATATAACCATATTACCGCCTCCATCTTTTATGCAGGTAGCCGATGGTTTTCCTGATCCATCTTCAATAAATATTAAAGGTACGGGGGGCCAGTCAACTGCAAGGATTGCTTTTAATGTTGTGAATACTTCAGGAGAACCTGTTTCAGATGGGTATAAAGTAAATTTCGAAATACTTGATGGTCCAAATGGCGGAGAGGAGCTTGATCCAAAGTCTGCACTTACAAAGAATGGGCAGGTGAGTACTATTTTAAGAAGCGGTACAAAATCAGGCCCTGTAAGCTTAAAAGCAACATATCATAATGATACAAATATTTCTTCAATTGTAAGCCAAATTGCTGTTAAATCAGGAAACCCAGTTGGAGAAGAATTCAGTATTTCAGCCCAGTACAGAAATATTTCAGGTTTAACTCTTGCTAATCTTGTTGATAAAATAACAGTCAGTGCAGCAGATAAGTACGGTAATGCTGTTCCAGATAATACTGCAATTTCATTTAAGACATACAATACAGGAGGCTTTTTCAGTCCAAGTGTTGCTCAAACTGTTTCCGGACTGGCACAGAATGATCTTTATTCAGCCAGTAACCCTGTTCCTGAACAGGGTTTTGTATGCGTTACTGCAGAGGCAAATAATGGCGGCAGGACAACCAGGGTAACTTCAATAGCAGTTGATCCAAATAATAATATAATCTATGCAGGAACAAACGGCGGAGGAGTATACAAGTCAAATAATGCAGGATCAAGCTGGACAAATATAAGCAGAAGCTCCAATGAACCAGGTCAGAATTTTATTGATCCCTACATTAATGACATTGTAATAGACCCAGACGATACAGATATTGTATATGCGGCTGCAGGATACCTTGGCGGAGGAAATATTTATAAAAGTATTGACGCAGGAGGTACCTGGAAGGGCGGAAATATAGAAAATTTTGACGGATTGCTAAGTGATTCTACAGCAGTTCGATCAGTTCAGGCTGACAAAGGAAGTGATTATATTTGGGCCGGGACTGACGGCCTTGGAGCAATTTATACTTCGGATGGCATACATTTTATGTATGGCGGCAAAACAAAATCAGGCCCCTTAGATCCGGGAGATAAGAACTCAGGAAATGGAACAATAGAAAATATTGTTTATGGGCCATCTATGAAGTCTGAAAAATGGACTGCAACATATAAGTTTAATCCTGTTGGTGCAGAAGTCACATCGAGCCCCCAATTTACAGGAAGCAGTGCAGACGGTTCTATCAATGATCTTTCCGCCGAACTTGCTGCAGGAGATTCGGAGTGGGTTCTTGAATATGAGGGTGGTTATGGAGACGTAGAAAAAACTCTTAGTAATCCTGATAATCTTGGAAAACTAACCATTGTTTCAACATCAAAAAATACTCAAGATACAACCTGGACTGTAGAATGTATTGATATTACCACTCCCGGAGAAGAAAAATTCAGAGTAATCGGAAGCGGATCAATTGGTATTATGGGTGAAGCTCAACTCAATAAAAATTTCAAGGCAACAAACGATGAAGTTGAATTTTATATTACAGGAGGTGTTAAGACCTATGCTCTTGGAGATAAATTTAAATTTGAAACAATGAGAGACTCATGGAGTGTTAGTCAGAATGGAAATCAGCTTCCTGATAAAGCAAGAACTGATATTGAGTTCAATAATGATGAAATTTCATTTGAGATTAGATCTGGTAGCTACACTTTTTTTGAAAAAGGAGACAAATGGTCTTTTAAAACAGGTATAACAGGGGAAAGATACTGGCTTGTTGAGGGCAGTGAATCAGGAGTTCAAAAGCGAACTGCAAAAACCGGAGTTACTTATGTGACAGATTCAGATGAAGTAAGTTTTAAAATTACTTCTGGAACTACGCCTTTTGAAGAAAATGATAATCTTGAATTTGAAGTGTTGGAAAGCGGACTTGGTTTTGGCAAGATTGTGAGAGATATTTTTAAAGCTTCTGGTACAGGAAATACTGCTGTTCTTTATGCAGCAGCAGCTACTGGAGTATTTAAGTCCGTAGATGGCGGCAGGACTTGGACAGAGGTTTCAAATTTTTCTGAAGATAACATTACATGTCTTGCAGGTATTCCAGACAATGACAATGTTATTTATGCAGGAACAAAAAGTGCAGGTGTTTTCTACACTACTGACGCCGGTAATACCTGGACAAAATATATAGATGGGTTTGGAAAAGGTTTTGGAAATACATCGGTAAAAGCTGATGTTTTAAATAAAGGAAACGGAACTCTAAATATCAGTAATGTTGGTGAAGATGCAGAAACTGAAAACTGGACTGTAAAATGTATAGAAGCTGTAGGAAACGGCGGAAAATTCAGTGTAACAGGTTCTGTTTCAGGAGTTTTCCCTGTTTATGATATAACAGCAGGTAAATATGACATAACAGACACCTTAGAGTTTACAATTAAAGACGGGTCTCTGGATTTTGAGGCTGGAGATGTTTTTACATTTAAAACAGTGCGGGATTCAGGACTTGGTATAAAAGACCTTCAGGTGGCTGGAAATAGAATTTATGCAATAACATATTTTGAAGGACCTCTTGAGGAACATGCTGTTGGAAATCTTTATTCTGCATCTATAAATAATACAGGCAACTACTCCATAACTTCTCCATGGAAAGAATCTAATGCAGGGCTTCCCCAATATTCTCCGCCTGAAGATTTGACCCTTTTTGCACAGCATTCCCTTGCAGTTGATGATATTGATAATCCAAAGGCCTTGTATATTGGCGGTGAAGGAATTAATTTTTTCAAATCTGTTAATGGGCTTGATAATGGTAATTTGGAATGGTTTGAATGCAAAACAGGCATGACAAATCTTATCATGGCAAGAATGCCGATTTTATTTTCAGGTGATGCTGTTATGTCTGTTACTTATGAAAGAACTGGTAATCTTGTAACTTTTTATTGTTATGTTGAAGATCGAAATGGAAATCCTCCTGTTTACGGTTCAAGTTTGAGAGTAACCAGTAATGGTGAACTGATATTTAATATTGATTATGGGGATTTATATGTAAGCCAGGGTACTTTTAGAGATAAAACTGATACTTCAACTAATAGGCCAATAGTAATAAGTTATACTTTGGAAGTAGATTCAAGCATAATTTTTGAATTTGATCCTGCCTGTGAAACAAGTGCACCTGGATGTTCGGGTGTTAATCAGACTTATAAAATAGATTTTAAAAAATTAGATTGA
- a CDS encoding LysM domain-containing protein, whose translation MKKIIFLWVFSAFLTFPLDKKADSAILYKEYQIFNIEGAKYLCATHIVQEGDYLYKILRERGTYSKNKLNSLRILNPQLKNINKIEPGQLIYLPIRIAKENEFKDIESGRILVPFITKENIEDLLKEYSGPYEVKPGDTVSKLLSNTLYTKWGTREYTRGVKLFEYINPEIENINLLSKGQNIKLPKSEVVNKEWYPSLFNPEIEKRLSGKKKDKLNITIPSPPKKELSPPKKNILELIANTLNGKLESRGELYLPYKEKIIPLVLSKTPFIKSEIYPHVFFYEKDFLDNNQKEIIKKFYKEAIFFNLNNKVENQDILSKKTLNFNGIEIEIEYKNKITSSKGSSKESEIFYIKNYYKSPFSFLSLLLKENIVLPSQTKIHSNPESIYFKNMDPKTFVKNFFLLLGCKYNEDTQISFPFKGVQIKAYTNIAVNQKDKFLIVDFNEFYGEAINSIKKMKMKIMTINHNESNLDLAIKIAKNFNYPIIKDPVFPQSAGYNEFSPLKVKIPGTLLINHFNAQNRLIFFPRLDSSKFPKPVLYYLDWLGIKTVFI comes from the coding sequence ATGAAAAAAATAATTTTTTTATGGGTTTTTTCTGCCTTTTTAACTTTTCCTTTAGATAAAAAGGCAGACTCTGCAATTTTATATAAAGAATATCAAATCTTCAATATTGAGGGAGCCAAATACTTATGTGCCACTCATATTGTCCAGGAAGGTGATTATCTTTACAAAATCCTAAGGGAAAGAGGAACATACTCAAAGAACAAATTAAACTCCCTTAGAATTCTTAATCCTCAGCTGAAAAACATAAACAAAATTGAACCTGGCCAGCTTATTTATCTTCCCATAAGAATAGCAAAAGAAAATGAATTTAAAGATATTGAAAGCGGAAGAATTCTTGTTCCCTTTATAACCAAAGAAAATATAGAAGATCTTCTCAAAGAATATTCAGGTCCCTATGAAGTAAAACCCGGAGATACAGTTTCAAAGCTTCTTTCAAATACCCTCTATACAAAATGGGGAACCAGGGAATATACAAGAGGTGTTAAACTTTTTGAATACATCAACCCTGAAATAGAAAACATTAATCTTCTTTCAAAAGGCCAGAATATAAAACTTCCCAAGTCTGAAGTTGTTAACAAAGAATGGTATCCTTCTCTTTTTAATCCTGAAATAGAAAAAAGACTTTCAGGCAAAAAAAAAGATAAACTCAATATAACAATTCCATCCCCTCCCAAAAAAGAGTTAAGCCCCCCAAAAAAAAACATTCTTGAATTGATTGCCAATACTTTAAACGGAAAACTTGAATCAAGAGGAGAACTTTATCTTCCTTATAAAGAAAAGATCATCCCCCTTGTATTGTCAAAAACTCCTTTTATTAAGTCTGAAATTTATCCCCATGTATTTTTTTATGAAAAAGATTTTCTGGACAATAACCAAAAAGAAATAATAAAAAAATTTTATAAAGAAGCCATTTTTTTCAATCTTAACAATAAAGTTGAAAATCAAGACATTTTATCTAAAAAAACATTAAATTTTAATGGAATAGAAATTGAAATAGAATATAAAAATAAAATCACCTCTTCAAAAGGTTCAAGTAAAGAAAGTGAAATCTTTTATATAAAAAATTATTATAAATCACCTTTTAGTTTTTTATCTTTATTACTTAAAGAAAATATTGTTTTACCATCTCAAACTAAAATCCATTCAAATCCTGAATCTATTTATTTTAAAAACATGGACCCAAAAACATTTGTTAAAAATTTTTTCCTATTGCTTGGATGCAAATACAACGAAGATACCCAAATATCATTTCCATTTAAAGGTGTGCAAATAAAAGCATATACAAATATTGCAGTTAATCAAAAAGATAAGTTTCTCATAGTTGATTTTAATGAGTTTTACGGAGAAGCAATAAACTCCATAAAAAAAATGAAAATGAAAATAATGACAATTAATCACAATGAGTCCAATTTGGATTTGGCAATAAAAATTGCAAAAAACTTTAACTATCCAATAATAAAAGATCCTGTTTTTCCCCAATCAGCCGGATATAATGAATTTTCACCACTAAAAGTTAAAATCCCCGGAACTTTATTGATAAATCATTTCAATGCCCAAAACAGATTAATCTTTTTTCCAAGATTAGATTCTTCCAAATTTCCCAAGCCTGTACTATATTATCTTGACTGGCTTGGTATCAAAACTGTTTTTATCTAA
- a CDS encoding pilus assembly protein PilP, which produces MNLKLKFFGKIFIFTVFLALAGCNNADDQEQVKIEPDKLPKKISIPINIEIPSQKVEADKSKKDLAKAEPDLEKTKPFSGVEKVEKKSEDIEIQVAEKSTESELKDDENKVSQEPDSDFITQLLAQDTKEETEIKALDHKELYDFKGRVNPFKSLISESIEPKEEVLKKKRTRPKSPLEKLDLSQLKLVAILSTPDGKSAVLEESSGKGYVVEKGIYLGLNSGQIEKIEDDRIIIKEIVEDISGKSLIRERILQIQKPAGE; this is translated from the coding sequence ATGAATCTTAAACTGAAGTTTTTCGGAAAAATTTTCATTTTCACTGTTTTTCTTGCTCTTGCCGGCTGTAATAATGCTGATGATCAAGAACAAGTGAAAATTGAACCTGATAAGCTGCCAAAAAAGATCTCCATCCCCATAAATATTGAAATTCCCTCTCAAAAAGTTGAAGCTGATAAATCAAAAAAAGATTTAGCCAAAGCTGAGCCTGATTTGGAAAAAACAAAACCGTTTTCAGGTGTTGAAAAAGTTGAAAAAAAGTCTGAAGATATTGAAATTCAAGTGGCTGAAAAATCAACAGAATCAGAACTTAAAGATGATGAAAATAAAGTTTCTCAAGAACCTGATTCAGATTTTATAACCCAGCTCTTGGCTCAGGATACTAAGGAAGAAACTGAAATTAAAGCTTTGGATCACAAAGAACTTTATGATTTTAAAGGGAGGGTAAATCCTTTTAAGTCTTTGATAAGTGAATCAATAGAACCAAAAGAGGAAGTTTTAAAGAAAAAAAGAACAAGGCCCAAGTCTCCCTTGGAAAAGCTGGATCTTTCTCAATTAAAGCTTGTTGCAATTCTTTCAACCCCTGATGGTAAAAGTGCAGTGTTAGAAGAATCTTCGGGTAAAGGATATGTTGTTGAAAAGGGAATTTATTTGGGTCTTAATTCCGGACAAATAGAAAAAATAGAAGATGATCGAATAATTATAAAAGAAATTGTTGAAGATATATCGGGAAAATCTCTTATAAGAGAAAGAATCTTGCAAATTCAAAAGCCAGCCGGAGAATAA